GATCGCCAGGAGGCGGAACATCTCGTACATCTCCTCCTCCTCCATGCCGACGGCCTCGGCGATGTGCGCCTGGGGGTCGCGGCCCAGGTTGATGTCGCGCATGTAGGACCGCATCGCGGCCAGTCGGCGCAGCACGTCCTCGACCGGCCGGGTGTCGCCGGCGGTGAAGAGGTTGGCGAGGTACTCGATCGGGATGCGCAGCGCGTCGATGGCTGCGAAGAGGTTGTCCTTGTCCTCGGCGTCGTAACCGGTGTCCTTGATGACGTCGACGACCGGCGACAGCGGCGGGATGTACCAGACCATCGGCATGGTGCGGTACTCCGGGTGCAGGGGGAGTGCGACCTTGTAGTCGGTGATGAGCTTGAGGACGGGGCTCTTCTTCGCCGCCTCGATCCAGTCGCCGGGGATGCCCGCGCGCTCCGCCTCGCGCTGGACCGCCGGGTCGCGTGGGTCGAGGAACACGCTGCGCTGAGCCTCGTAGAGGTCGTGCTCGTCCTCGACCGCGGCGGCCTCGAGCACCTTGTCGGCGTCGTAGAGCATGAGGCCGATGTAGCGCAGCCGGCCCACGCAGGTCTCGGCGCACACGGTCGGGATGCCGACCTCCACGCGCGGGTAGCAGAAGGTGCACTTCTCGGCCTTGCCGGTCTTGTGGTTGAAGTAGACCTTCTTGTAGGGGCAGCCGGTGACGCACATGCGCCAGCCGCGGCACTTGTCCTGGTCGACCAGCACGATGCCGTCTTCCTCGCGCTTGTAGATGGCGCCAGAGGGGCAGGAGGCAGCGCAGCTGGGGTTGAGGCAGTGCTCGCAGATCCGCGGCAGGTAGAACATGAACGTCTGCTCGAACTCGAACTTCACCTTGTCCTCGATGCCCTTGAGCATCGGGTCCTTGGCGGCGTGCTCGGTGGACCCGCCGAGGTCGTCGTCCCAGTTGGCCGACCACTCGATGTTGATGTGCTTGCCCGAGATGAGCGACTTGGGCCGCGCGACGGGAAAGGTGTCCTGCGCCGGGGCGTTGAGCAGCGTCTCGTAGTCGTAGGTCCAGGGCTCGTAGTAGTCCTGGATCGAGGGCATCTTGGGGTTGGAGAAGATGTTGAGCATCTTGTTGAGGCGTCCGCCGGCGCGCAGCTTG
This genomic window from Serinicoccus chungangensis contains:
- the narH gene encoding nitrate reductase subunit beta; its protein translation is MRVMAQMAMVMNLDKCIGCHTCSVTCKQAWTNRQGTEYVWFNNVETRPGLGYPRGYEDQEEWKGGWIRADNGRLKLRAGGRLNKMLNIFSNPKMPSIQDYYEPWTYDYETLLNAPAQDTFPVARPKSLISGKHINIEWSANWDDDLGGSTEHAAKDPMLKGIEDKVKFEFEQTFMFYLPRICEHCLNPSCAASCPSGAIYKREEDGIVLVDQDKCRGWRMCVTGCPYKKVYFNHKTGKAEKCTFCYPRVEVGIPTVCAETCVGRLRYIGLMLYDADKVLEAAAVEDEHDLYEAQRSVFLDPRDPAVQREAERAGIPGDWIEAAKKSPVLKLITDYKVALPLHPEYRTMPMVWYIPPLSPVVDVIKDTGYDAEDKDNLFAAIDALRIPIEYLANLFTAGDTRPVEDVLRRLAAMRSYMRDINLGRDPQAHIAEAVGMEEEEMYEMFRLLAIAKYGDRYVIPTAHGEQAHALEELATDCPVSSFDDELLDSSGPFGEGSGRGAVTPVAVENLKMLQERAQSEALVSGGSKRGRVNLLNWDGRGMPEGLFPERQEGVEAPSGGGSPHQSTDDWSVFEDGQARPDNVAGADEGQQR